TACAGTATTCAATACAACCAAGAAACCCCCCTATCTTCGAATTCCACAACTCTACAGTGGACTCATTTGACAATTCTTACTCTATTTCGGACTTTCTCAATGAATCCATGGCGAAGCCTACCCCCACAAGCATGAACATGAGCATGAACGTCAATATGAACCCAAATATGAATATCAGTATGAATCCAaatataaatcaaaatatgaatccaaatacaaatcaaaatgtGAATCCAAATATAAATCAGAATATGAATTCTAATATGAGCCCAACCATGAACCCAAATGCAAACACAAATGTGAACATAAATGTGATCCCAAACCCTACCTCCAATACACACGCAACCACAAGTGTCAGTGCCCCTTCTACGGCTCCTCCAACACAAGGCCTGTTTGACGGTTTAGACATCTCGTCTTTGAGTGATGAGCCTCTCTTTTGACACCCAGCCGTCCACCGACCCAGTTGGGCCCCGATGTGAAGCGTCATGACATCTACAAGCCAACGTGACAATTATGAAAATCTCCgaaacaaaatcaacaacatcgaaatgttaataataataataatcatATGCattctctaattttttttttttacaactttctttttgctcaatttctccaactttctctgtttttttcgCATTTTAgtgcttttttttctcacaTCGACTTGAgcttccatttttttcacttaACCAAAATTCATCACTACTGTCTGTATATTCACATATCTATATTTTAACTTCCCTACTTTGAAAGAACCCACACATCCCCTCTTTCAACACAACATGTCTATTAGTAAAGGTGTATGGAGCAATGCGTCTCGTGCAGCGTCGCTGTCAGTGAAAAACCCGGTCTTGAAACAGGCATTACTCTCGCCAAATTTACCTAATGGGCCAGCGTCGTTAAAGGCCAATGCAAACAAACGCAGATACACGTCACCAATCGGGTTGGATGGCATCTATCCATTGGCATATGAGCTATTGGAGAAACAAGCTGAGGAGAAATACAAGTTGATTGATCAGCTAAATGACAAAATCTCTAAAGATGGAGCAACACCTGAACTTATCAAACAGAGAGAGGAGTTACAAATCGAAGCGGAAATCAATAACCCACAAGTGGTATACAATGCTCTATTTGCAACTAATGTGTTAGATAGAACACAGCCTGTGTATAGACACTACCTTAAGAAAAACTGGGAATCTTACAAGAAGATGCTAACCATGCAGAGAATTGAAACCCTCGCCGTTATTCCAGACACATTACCAACATTAGAACCCGAGGTCGATGttaatttgaaatttacTCACAATAACGTTGACACCTGGATTGAACCAGGTAATGTGTTATCCTCAAATGTCACTTGTAAACCCCCAACACTTGAAATAGTcgaattcaaagaatccACCGACGATCTTTACACTGTTTTGATTGTTAATCCAGACACACCAGATGTGGAAAACAACACTTATTCGACAACATTACACTGGGGGCTTGCCAATGTCAGATTATCTAACAATGATTCAATCATTGACATGCAAAAATTAAGTGAAAACCCAGATATTGAGCTAATCGACTATCTACCTCCTGTACCAGAGAAGAACTTAGGTAAACAGAGATTTGCTGTCTGGGTGTTCAGACAAGACGGCCAGTTGCCAAATAAAGATGTTACCAGAGAAAAGTTCGATATCAGGGCATTCGTCGGTTCTAATAAATTACAACCTGTAGGTGCGCATGTCTGGAGAAGTACTTGGGATCTTAATGTTGCTAATGTTAGAAAGATGTATGGCT
The window above is part of the Pichia kudriavzevii chromosome 1, complete sequence genome. Proteins encoded here:
- a CDS encoding uncharacterized protein (PKUD0A05490; similar to Saccharomyces cerevisiae YDR322W (MRPL35); ancestral locus Anc_5.360); this translates as MSISKGVWSNASRAASLSVKNPVLKQALLSPNLPNGPASLKANANKRRYTSPIGLDGIYPLAYELLEKQAEEKYKLIDQLNDKISKDGATPELIKQREELQIEAEINNPQVVYNALFATNVLDRTQPVYRHYLKKNWESYKKMLTMQRIETLAVIPDTLPTLEPEVDVNLKFTHNNVDTWIEPGNVLSSNVTCKPPTLEIVEFKESTDDLYTVLIVNPDTPDVENNTYSTTLHWGLANVRLSNNDSIIDMQKLSENPDIELIDYLPPVPEKNLGKQRFAVWVFRQDGQLPNKDVTREKFDIRAFVGSNKLQPVGAHVWRSTWDLNVANVRKMYGLPEGRIFSRDRF